CATCCTGATGGAGAAGAGGGAGTAATTTCTCTTTCAGAGGATAGTGTAAAAGTATATGTATACTTTGATAACAATAATATTAAAAGAGTTTCTCTTCCTTTTATGCCTGATTATCCTCCTTCAAATTATCATCATATTGAATGGTGGCCAAGATATCTGCCACAAGATGGAGATCTTACTTATTATTATAGTTATTCTTACCAATACAGATATAATTGGAAGAAGGGTAAATATGCAAAAAGGCTTGCTGAGTTCATAGATAAGGTTCTACAAGCAACAGGTGCTCAAAAGGTTGATATTGTGGCACATTCAATGGGAGGGCTTGTTGCAAGAGTTGCAATAAAGAATTATGGATGTAGTTCAAAAGTTAGAAAATTGCTTATGATTGGCACCCCTAATCACAATATAGATTATCCAGATTGGCTTGAAGAGTTATTTTAGAGGGATACCCTTATTGGCAGGAAATGGGTGAGATGAAAGAAATGGGAGTTGGGGCT
This portion of the candidate division WOR-3 bacterium genome encodes:
- a CDS encoding alpha/beta fold hydrolase, which translates into the protein MIQNLNSAEPPQTPIIFIHGNNSGGKCNVGWETWYSTQYVSAMEKILTGHYRGYQFGLKSNEEIAWNCDIYTELMSMPDKKRIYNFSYYHPDGEEGVISLSEDSVKVYVYFDNNNIKRVSLPFMPDYPPSNYHHIEWWPRYLPQDGDLTYYYSYSYQYRYNWKKGKYAKRLAEFIDKVLQATGAQKVDIVAHSMGGLVARVAIKNYGCSSKVRKLLMIGTPNHNIDYPDWLEELF